The following proteins are co-located in the Siansivirga zeaxanthinifaciens CC-SAMT-1 genome:
- a CDS encoding PorP/SprF family type IX secretion system membrane protein: MKGYLLHIILLICFVQQLVAQNDGVVSLDLPVRNSFKFNRYALNPTFSFVREQNRYLSFTNKKQWTQFEDAPQTNLFSYSGRLSENSGMGIGLFQQDYGVLTTFGGIVNFAYNAVLDRDSNLTFGMNLGVYNSGINQGRIQTNFDDPSLQNIPSNLLVSINPGINYGTLFLDFGVSLNNLVTYNFKTSEIIKENPEQSIQLHAMYTGYLETRGFFDESKFSTLVTTNLKKDKTVLSGLVMLTVPKGIWAQAGYNTLYGVSGGLGLNVSSNISIEYNFEKSMGDLVSFGNSHEITLAYKFNKRERYNYSDDDQEEALIIPKQKKKRFIAAKPRTTKPKPTAVKPAKETPIATEKVVVDEKTTDEDAIAKAEAEALAKQQALEAEQAKKAEEEANRLKAIADAKAKADALARQKAAEAARLKAQEDAKAKAEALAKEKAAAEAKAKEAALALARKQALEAENAKKQAEEAARLKAEEAAKMQLEQEAAKARAEEKPLDKIAQSMQNLEKVTEASKLEQQNLLSKLKATVAVKQKDLNDLKEENDLSEQGIYSEPKPFKSVSAENAAIESLKDELDNAINNQREKIAQLEKLYSERVKTIKTKNDSINTYYLKALEVLKTEQAQTTRAKAELVSTLETIKVATEIERKRRIKRAAYDNAEARYNKDRARLEAIKNNTEIASAPLEAKDFDFGDVQSNNIQIIKGVKNVNSDFYLVLAVHDDVEKRDAFLEKAVASGQKNINFFFDVATSKYYIYYESFNDLESANQAMAQKDSKPYNGKMYMVKIEN; this comes from the coding sequence ATGAAAGGATATCTGCTACATATTATTTTGCTTATTTGCTTTGTGCAACAATTGGTGGCGCAAAATGATGGTGTGGTTTCATTAGATCTTCCGGTTAGGAATTCTTTTAAATTTAATAGATACGCCCTAAACCCAACGTTTAGTTTTGTGAGAGAGCAAAACCGATACCTTAGTTTTACCAACAAAAAACAATGGACGCAGTTTGAAGATGCTCCTCAAACCAATTTATTTAGTTATTCTGGGCGATTAAGTGAAAATTCAGGTATGGGTATTGGCTTATTTCAACAAGATTATGGTGTTTTAACAACCTTTGGAGGTATAGTGAATTTTGCCTATAACGCTGTTTTAGACCGCGATAGTAATCTTACTTTTGGTATGAATTTAGGTGTTTATAACAGCGGAATCAATCAAGGTAGAATTCAAACAAATTTCGACGATCCGTCGCTGCAAAATATCCCATCAAATTTATTGGTAAGTATTAATCCGGGTATTAACTATGGTACCTTGTTTTTAGATTTCGGGGTGTCTTTAAACAATCTGGTAACTTATAATTTTAAAACTTCAGAAATTATTAAAGAAAATCCAGAGCAAAGCATTCAGTTGCATGCCATGTACACGGGCTACTTAGAAACCCGCGGTTTTTTCGATGAAAGTAAATTTTCAACATTGGTTACAACCAATCTTAAAAAAGACAAAACGGTGTTATCGGGTTTGGTAATGCTTACCGTACCTAAAGGCATCTGGGCACAAGCGGGGTATAATACCTTGTATGGTGTTTCAGGCGGACTGGGATTAAACGTAAGCAGTAATATTTCTATAGAATATAATTTTGAAAAGTCTATGGGAGATTTGGTTTCCTTCGGAAATTCGCACGAAATTACACTGGCATACAAATTTAATAAACGAGAACGCTATAATTACAGTGACGATGACCAGGAGGAAGCTTTAATCATTCCGAAGCAAAAAAAGAAACGTTTTATAGCGGCAAAACCTCGAACAACCAAACCAAAACCAACAGCTGTTAAACCAGCAAAAGAAACACCAATAGCTACCGAAAAAGTTGTAGTAGATGAAAAAACTACAGATGAAGATGCTATAGCTAAAGCTGAAGCCGAAGCACTGGCGAAACAACAGGCTTTAGAAGCTGAACAAGCCAAAAAAGCCGAGGAAGAAGCTAACAGACTAAAAGCCATTGCCGATGCGAAAGCCAAAGCCGATGCCTTAGCAAGACAAAAAGCAGCCGAGGCCGCTAGGTTAAAGGCTCAGGAAGACGCTAAAGCAAAAGCAGAAGCCCTCGCTAAAGAAAAAGCAGCAGCCGAGGCTAAAGCAAAAGAAGCGGCTCTGGCTCTGGCACGTAAGCAAGCACTGGAAGCAGAAAATGCTAAAAAACAAGCCGAAGAAGCAGCGCGTTTAAAAGCTGAAGAGGCTGCAAAAATGCAATTAGAACAGGAAGCTGCCAAAGCAAGAGCCGAAGAAAAGCCATTGGATAAGATTGCGCAGTCTATGCAGAATTTAGAGAAAGTAACAGAAGCTTCTAAATTAGAGCAACAAAATTTATTATCTAAATTAAAAGCAACGGTTGCCGTTAAACAAAAAGATTTAAACGATTTAAAAGAAGAAAACGATTTAAGTGAACAAGGCATTTATTCCGAGCCAAAACCATTTAAAAGTGTTTCTGCAGAAAATGCGGCCATCGAAAGTTTAAAAGACGAGTTAGACAACGCCATTAATAATCAGAGAGAAAAAATAGCTCAATTAGAAAAATTATATAGCGAGCGTGTTAAAACCATAAAAACTAAAAACGATTCTATAAATACGTATTACTTAAAAGCGTTAGAGGTATTAAAAACAGAACAAGCGCAAACAACACGAGCTAAAGCAGAATTGGTATCTACTTTAGAAACCATTAAAGTCGCTACCGAAATAGAGCGTAAACGTCGTATTAAACGTGCGGCATACGACAATGCAGAAGCTCGATATAATAAAGACCGAGCGCGTTTAGAAGCGATAAAAAACAACACAGAAATCGCTTCAGCACCTTTAGAGGCTAAAGATTTCGATTTTGGTGATGTGCAAAGTAATAACATACAAATTATTAAAGGTGTTAAAAATGTAAATAGCGATTTTTACTTAGTATTGGCCGTGCATGACGATGTAGAAAAGCGTGATGCCTTTTTAGAAAAAGCAGTGGCTTCTGGACAGAAAAATATTAATTTCTTCTTTGATGTAGCAACAAGTAAGTATTACATCTATTACGAGAGTTTTAATGATTTAGAAAGTGCAAATCAAGCCATGGCACAAAAAGATAGTAAACCATACAATGGAAAAATGTATATGGTGAAAATTGAGAATTAA
- a CDS encoding T9SS type B sorting domain-containing protein — protein MNLHLPITEPFPNVEKIPNLISPNGDGINDTWVIPQAYVSGSNTEVVIMTSRGEVVFSTTDYQNNWPTEQIGFNAINPVYYYIITTANKQVKKGSITIVK, from the coding sequence ATGAATTTACATTTACCCATTACCGAACCATTTCCTAATGTTGAAAAAATTCCAAATCTTATTAGTCCTAATGGCGATGGCATAAATGATACTTGGGTTATACCACAGGCTTATGTAAGTGGCTCTAACACCGAAGTTGTAATTATGACTTCTAGAGGTGAAGTTGTTTTTTCAACCACCGATTATCAAAACAACTGGCCCACCGAACAAATAGGGTTTAATGCTATAAACCCAGTGTACTATTACATAATAACCACAGCTAATAAGCAAGTTAAAAAAGGGTCTATAACCATCGTAAAATAA
- a CDS encoding gliding motility-associated C-terminal domain-containing protein → MRNFTIINIVVLLIFSFTETVNSQIVISKPNLGFTQACASPSFNTYYVTFTFSPETELTATNQFIIELSDEAGNFTNPTVIYTSNQGEITTSPATIGFSLPNTIAGEAFKVKIKSTSPVASSTGSNAFAAYYKIQDTPFSINNLVETGVYCSGGSYLLTIDNPGNADNDSPLKYPSLTFNWYKETSATTSVFVASGETLSVSEPGTYFAETNYGSCTSNSFSNRVKISEATSGTTNTAISSSLGNPYCAAEGETTLSTINGSSYQWYKDGELIAGATSQMYKTSESGTYNVVVNLDSCTSTASIDLETTGFSSSINVPEINNLNEGETITATITTDAVNPVFTWYLNDIVIPNASGNTYTASQFGVYKVVVNQTSGCQASNEFTFTHYRTIS, encoded by the coding sequence ATGAGAAACTTTACTATCATTAATATTGTAGTTTTATTAATTTTTTCATTCACTGAAACGGTTAATTCACAAATAGTAATTAGTAAACCTAACTTAGGTTTTACGCAGGCTTGTGCAAGTCCGTCATTTAATACCTACTATGTTACATTTACTTTTTCTCCCGAAACCGAATTAACAGCAACCAATCAGTTTATTATAGAATTATCAGACGAGGCTGGCAATTTTACCAATCCTACAGTAATTTACACATCTAATCAGGGTGAAATTACCACCTCACCAGCAACCATAGGGTTTTCGTTACCAAATACCATAGCAGGAGAGGCCTTTAAAGTTAAAATAAAAAGCACATCGCCTGTAGCATCTAGCACAGGCTCGAATGCATTTGCGGCTTATTACAAAATACAGGATACGCCATTTTCAATTAATAATTTAGTAGAAACAGGTGTGTATTGTTCTGGCGGTAGTTATTTATTAACCATCGATAATCCGGGTAACGCCGATAACGATTCGCCTTTAAAATATCCTTCGCTTACTTTTAACTGGTACAAAGAAACCAGCGCCACGACCTCGGTTTTTGTAGCTTCAGGTGAAACTTTATCGGTTTCAGAACCTGGTACTTATTTTGCCGAAACCAATTATGGAAGCTGTACTTCCAACTCGTTTTCAAACCGTGTAAAAATATCGGAAGCAACCTCAGGAACCACCAATACAGCCATCAGTTCTAGTTTAGGAAACCCCTATTGTGCTGCCGAAGGTGAAACCACTTTAAGTACCATTAATGGTAGCAGTTACCAGTGGTATAAAGATGGCGAACTCATTGCAGGCGCGACCAGCCAAATGTATAAAACAAGCGAATCGGGTACTTATAATGTTGTGGTTAATTTAGACAGTTGTACATCGACTGCTTCAATAGATTTAGAAACTACCGGATTTTCAAGCAGTATTAATGTTCCTGAAATAAATAATCTAAATGAAGGGGAAACTATAACAGCAACCATAACAACCGATGCTGTAAACCCCGTATTTACTTGGTATTTAAATGACATTGTTATACCTAATGCTTCTGGTAATACCTATACGGCGAGTCAGTTTGGTGTGTATAAAGTGGTAGTAAATCAAACTTCGGGTTGCCAAGCTTCCAATGAATTTACATTTACCCATTACCGAACCATTTCCTAA
- a CDS encoding transporter: MYKKIMLPILGAILLCSNLAITQENQWNSARPDGHAPISVMGDHYHKKGEFMLSYSFMSMWMEDNLKSTDDISNEDIYQDFMVAPQKMHMHMHMHMLGLMYAPSNQVTLMVMGNYISNSMELKTRMGVNFITESNGLGDITVSSLIKIMNTNRQSLHGNFGISIPTGDIDQRDATPMMNDAKLAYPMQLGSGTWDPNLGLTYLGQSDKFSWGAQSMYKFRLGENSENYTFGNRFDLVGWGAIKISDYFSLSTSLSYFDIQKIDGFDADLNPMIMPLFNTDNSGRSQLDVGIGTNLFVPKGSLKNLRIGAEIKIPAYQKVNGIQMKNTLMATFGVQNTIGHKE; encoded by the coding sequence ATGTACAAAAAGATTATGTTGCCCATTTTGGGAGCAATTTTGCTATGCTCTAATTTGGCAATAACACAGGAAAATCAATGGAATTCAGCAAGACCTGATGGACACGCACCTATTAGTGTAATGGGAGACCATTACCATAAAAAAGGTGAATTTATGCTTTCATATAGTTTTATGTCAATGTGGATGGAAGACAACCTAAAGTCAACTGATGATATATCTAATGAAGATATTTATCAAGATTTTATGGTTGCACCACAAAAAATGCATATGCATATGCATATGCATATGCTTGGTTTAATGTATGCACCATCCAACCAAGTTACACTAATGGTTATGGGAAATTATATCTCAAATTCTATGGAGTTAAAGACAAGAATGGGAGTTAATTTTATTACAGAATCAAACGGTTTAGGAGATATTACTGTATCGAGTCTTATCAAAATAATGAACACTAATAGACAATCTTTACACGGAAATTTTGGGATTTCAATTCCAACAGGCGATATCGACCAACGTGATGCAACACCAATGATGAACGATGCAAAATTGGCATATCCAATGCAACTCGGTAGCGGAACTTGGGACCCAAATTTAGGTTTAACTTATTTAGGACAATCTGATAAGTTTTCCTGGGGTGCTCAATCAATGTATAAATTTAGATTGGGAGAAAACTCTGAAAATTACACTTTTGGAAATCGTTTTGACCTTGTTGGTTGGGGAGCTATTAAAATTTCAGACTATTTTAGCTTGTCAACAAGTTTAAGCTATTTTGACATTCAAAAAATAGACGGTTTTGATGCTGATTTAAACCCAATGATAATGCCATTATTCAACACGGATAATTCAGGGAGAAGTCAATTAGATGTTGGTATCGGAACAAACCTTTTCGTTCCAAAAGGAAGTTTAAAAAATTTGCGAATTGGAGCGGAAATAAAAATCCCTGCTTACCAAAAAGTAAATGGAATACAAATGAAAAACACCTTAATGGCAACATTTGGAGTTCAGAACACAATCGGACATAAAGAATAA
- a CDS encoding SIMPL domain-containing protein (The SIMPL domain is named for its presence in mouse protein SIMPL (signalling molecule that associates with mouse pelle-like kinase). Bacterial member BP26, from Brucella, was shown to assemble into a channel-like structure, while YggE from E. coli has been associated with resistance to oxidative stress.) — MNRTFLISVIIISFQIVNSQTKNFIDQPYLETSAKVDTLIKPDIIYLDILIREKDERNRISVEEMESKMIQKLKSFGINTEKQLTLSDLASNFKKYFLKQKDIMKDKAYELKVFDSQTAGKVLVGLEEIGISNVNLDRTEYSKMEELKLQLKFKAVEKAKKQADFLVRPLNQKITRAIHITDKYYETYNNFKGELQEVVVVGYSSRGKQEYEPPTIEFRPIKVESEVSIKFAID; from the coding sequence ATGAATAGAACATTTTTAATTTCAGTAATTATTATAAGTTTTCAAATAGTAAATAGTCAAACTAAAAACTTTATTGACCAGCCGTATCTTGAAACTAGCGCAAAAGTTGATACATTAATAAAACCAGATATTATTTATTTAGATATTTTAATCCGAGAAAAAGATGAAAGAAACAGAATTTCTGTTGAAGAAATGGAATCAAAAATGATTCAGAAACTAAAGTCTTTCGGAATTAATACAGAAAAACAACTAACGCTCTCAGATTTAGCTAGCAATTTCAAGAAATATTTTTTAAAACAGAAAGACATAATGAAAGATAAAGCTTATGAGTTAAAGGTTTTTGATTCTCAAACCGCAGGAAAAGTATTGGTTGGATTAGAAGAAATAGGAATATCAAATGTTAATTTAGACAGGACAGAATATTCAAAAATGGAAGAACTAAAACTTCAACTTAAATTTAAAGCAGTTGAAAAAGCAAAAAAACAAGCGGACTTTTTGGTAAGGCCTTTAAATCAAAAAATAACTCGTGCTATTCATATAACCGATAAATATTATGAGACTTACAATAATTTCAAAGGAGAATTACAGGAAGTTGTCGTAGTTGGTTATTCAAGTAGAGGAAAACAAGAATACGAACCACCTACGATTGAGTTTAGACCAATCAAAGTGGAAAGTGAGGTAAGTATTAAATTTGCAATAGATTAA
- a CDS encoding ligand-binding sensor domain-containing protein has protein sequence MHIKLNIITFLNILVLLTSCNLQTSKKQVKTENMVTGDIASVLGNSIMVIFQDSKNDYWFSSWETGVYKYDGKTIVNYTTKHGLLNNRIDDIKEDKFGNIYFSSANATSAISKFNGTNFTTLSAVHSENWKLEPTDLWFKYSYENTGKVYRYDGITLYELKLPNPPSLPNPFDVYSIYKDRKGNLWFGTNPIGVCRYDGISFEWITEEDVTEFRNEGANGVRSILEDKNGDFWFNTEYRYSIYDSTTLNSPKFYTRNKSIGGLDGKKVSNLDEYLSSIIDDHNNLWFVTYLDGVWKYDGTKITHYAVQDNSEHISLYSIFKDNKGEMWLGTHENGAFKFNGTTFEKFVK, from the coding sequence ATGCATATAAAATTAAACATAATTACTTTTTTAAACATATTGGTTTTATTAACCTCTTGTAATTTACAAACCTCAAAAAAACAAGTTAAGACTGAAAACATGGTTACGGGAGATATTGCGTCTGTACTTGGTAATAGCATCATGGTAATTTTTCAAGACAGTAAGAACGATTATTGGTTTAGTAGTTGGGAAACTGGAGTATATAAATATGATGGAAAAACAATAGTTAATTACACAACAAAACACGGTTTACTAAACAACAGAATAGATGATATAAAAGAAGATAAATTTGGCAACATTTATTTTTCCAGTGCAAACGCAACATCTGCAATATCAAAGTTTAACGGTACTAATTTTACGACTTTATCGGCAGTTCACAGTGAAAATTGGAAACTTGAACCGACAGATTTGTGGTTTAAATATTCTTATGAAAATACAGGAAAAGTATATCGCTATGATGGTATTACTTTATATGAATTAAAGTTGCCTAACCCACCGAGTTTACCAAATCCATTTGATGTTTACAGCATTTATAAAGACAGAAAAGGTAACCTTTGGTTTGGTACTAACCCTATTGGAGTTTGCCGATATGATGGCATATCATTTGAATGGATTACAGAAGAAGATGTGACTGAATTTCGGAACGAAGGAGCCAATGGCGTACGTTCGATATTGGAAGACAAAAATGGCGACTTTTGGTTCAATACCGAATACCGGTATAGTATTTACGACAGCACAACTTTGAATAGCCCTAAATTTTATACTAGAAACAAAAGTATTGGCGGATTAGACGGTAAAAAGGTTAGCAACTTAGACGAGTATCTTTCAAGTATAATAGATGACCATAATAATTTATGGTTTGTAACATATCTTGACGGTGTATGGAAATATGACGGAACTAAAATTACACATTATGCCGTTCAAGACAATTCTGAACATATTAGTCTATATAGCATATTCAAAGACAATAAAGGCGAAATGTGGCTTGGAACTCACGAAAATGGAGCATTTAAATTCAATGGAACAACATTTGAAAAATTTGTGAAATAA
- a CDS encoding DUF1905 domain-containing protein has translation MEGKIKYQFSAKMWQHQATGGWYFVSLPKTFSKEIRGNLKWQEQGWGRMKAFAEIDQLKWETAIWFDTKLDTYILPIKAAIRKKRNLEIHQTMEITLFI, from the coding sequence ATGGAAGGCAAAATAAAATACCAGTTTTCAGCAAAAATGTGGCAACACCAAGCTACTGGAGGTTGGTATTTTGTTTCGTTACCCAAAACTTTTTCGAAAGAGATTAGAGGCAACTTAAAATGGCAGGAACAAGGTTGGGGAAGAATGAAAGCTTTTGCTGAAATTGACCAATTAAAATGGGAAACAGCCATTTGGTTTGACACAAAATTAGACACCTACATCTTGCCTATTAAAGCAGCTATTAGAAAAAAAAGAAACCTCGAAATCCATCAAACTATGGAAATAACTCTTTTTATTTAG
- a CDS encoding glycosyl hydrolase family 28-related protein, whose translation MKNLFSNFILVLVLLVINDTAIFAQELPKILQNKEVNDANYLPDFSFSGYRNGEAQIPVVFQKVFNASDYGVKANDEFDDTKAMQNAIKEASKYKGNVVLQLPAGRIILSDILYIERSNFVLRGAGAGDSGTNIYCPRPLMYCKNPEDLQELREYLIQFDKRQLEKQNNIDLPFFQYTWAGGFIWTRVPGERVKSYLEKYDKPYNVVAKVSKGKRGTFSLQVSDVQNLNIGDVVELQLFNKDGEKGKIIEELYKNQFVEIGSHHWNFPNLPLVKQQVTVVGISGNTLKINSPLTIDIISNYQAQLVSWKHLEEVGIENIKITFPQSVRIAHHLEQGYNGIYLTRLYNSWVKNVVIENADSGILSEEIANVTIKEITTTGDKMAHYTVALSGAYNVLAEKIKVYNKVVHPLSINTLTTKCVYLNCEVFVDPLFDQHSGANHQNLFDNIKVHVTPKVDRSYTLFVGGGAGYWKPSHGAYNTFWNINVNFLGGLDIMEPILLNGIEDGPFARIVGLNGNHNIKLLYGPKAHMEYINEYLDYIPSLYEFQLKKRLQNL comes from the coding sequence ATGAAAAATTTGTTTAGTAATTTTATTCTGGTACTAGTTTTGTTAGTAATTAACGACACAGCTATTTTTGCACAAGAATTACCTAAAATACTTCAAAATAAAGAAGTTAACGATGCTAATTACTTGCCAGATTTTAGTTTTTCAGGGTATCGTAATGGAGAAGCTCAAATACCTGTAGTTTTTCAAAAAGTTTTCAATGCATCCGATTATGGTGTGAAAGCCAATGATGAGTTTGACGATACAAAGGCCATGCAAAATGCCATTAAAGAAGCTTCGAAATACAAAGGAAATGTTGTTTTACAACTGCCAGCAGGCCGAATTATTTTAAGTGATATTCTTTATATAGAACGCAGTAATTTTGTTTTAAGGGGAGCTGGTGCCGGAGACAGTGGCACTAATATATATTGCCCAAGACCTTTAATGTATTGTAAAAATCCTGAAGATTTACAAGAACTAAGGGAGTACTTAATACAATTTGACAAACGCCAACTAGAAAAGCAGAATAACATAGATTTGCCATTTTTTCAATATACCTGGGCAGGTGGTTTTATTTGGACAAGAGTGCCGGGTGAGCGCGTAAAATCATATCTTGAAAAATATGATAAACCATATAATGTAGTTGCAAAAGTATCAAAAGGAAAACGAGGAACATTTAGTTTGCAAGTTTCAGACGTTCAAAATTTAAATATAGGAGATGTTGTAGAATTACAACTTTTCAATAAAGATGGTGAAAAAGGCAAAATTATTGAGGAATTATATAAGAATCAATTTGTTGAAATTGGTTCGCATCACTGGAATTTTCCAAACTTGCCATTAGTAAAGCAACAAGTTACTGTTGTTGGTATTTCTGGAAATACATTGAAAATTAATAGTCCGTTAACTATAGATATTATTTCTAATTACCAAGCCCAATTAGTGTCTTGGAAGCATCTTGAAGAAGTGGGCATCGAAAACATAAAAATAACATTTCCACAATCGGTAAGAATCGCACATCACTTAGAGCAAGGTTACAATGGTATTTACTTGACACGCCTATATAATAGTTGGGTTAAAAATGTAGTTATTGAAAATGCAGATAGTGGCATTTTAAGTGAAGAGATAGCTAATGTTACTATTAAAGAAATTACCACAACCGGAGATAAGATGGCGCATTACACAGTTGCACTATCTGGGGCTTATAACGTTTTAGCTGAAAAAATTAAAGTTTATAATAAAGTTGTACATCCCTTAAGTATTAATACGCTTACAACTAAATGTGTTTATTTAAACTGTGAAGTTTTTGTAGACCCTTTGTTTGATCAACATTCAGGAGCCAATCATCAAAATTTATTTGATAATATTAAAGTTCATGTAACGCCTAAAGTAGATAGAAGTTATACTTTGTTTGTTGGTGGAGGTGCGGGGTATTGGAAGCCTTCTCATGGGGCTTATAATACCTTTTGGAACATAAATGTAAATTTCTTAGGAGGTTTGGATATCATGGAGCCTATTCTTTTAAATGGTATTGAAGATGGCCCTTTTGCAAGAATAGTAGGTCTTAATGGAAACCATAATATTAAATTGTTGTATGGCCCAAAGGCACATATGGAATATATTAATGAATATTTAGATTATATACCTTCTTTATATGAATTTCAATTAAAAAAAAGATTACAAAACCTTTAA